Genomic window (Mustela erminea isolate mMusErm1 chromosome X, mMusErm1.Pri, whole genome shotgun sequence):
AAATCCATCATGAATGTGTGCACAAATCAGTTAGCCCATTAGTTAACTTCAGAGGACCAGGTGATAACCAGATGAATTCTACTCCTCTACTGAGACatttaaacatttctataaatctattgctattcttttattttttaataaagatatttaaagtacttaaaaaaagCAGCCTtctattttactgaatttttaacaaaatgatcATACTAATTGCTATTCTCTTTTGAACTACAGTGCTTACAGAAGAATCATGAATTTTCAGATTAccatttcaatttttcttcttaaacaatTCTATTAAAACTTTCCAGTGAAACAGTAGAGAACATAGAGCAAAAGTTTTAAGGTATATGTACTTTTGTACAGTAACTAAGTGTGAATACCAATCTAAGCCTCTTAACGTGTACAAGGTTAGTGTTCAAATCACTTCACTAGAGCAAATATTACTTTTATGTGTAATAGGCAAATGCATGTATAGGGCTAGGGAACAACTTATTACCATTTATACTAATGGTTCACCTTCTATAAAAATACTTAAGCTTGTTACATATGCACAATTATTTGCGGTAATGTTTGGTAAATGATTTAAAGGGTACTTAGGACAAAAGCAACTCATGCATATTTCTTTCTAGTTGCCCCAGGGAAAGTAGAGACTCTCAATTTTCCTCATTCTAGATATGGTTGAGGCACAACTGCTAACCACATAATGAAAAGCACATGTCTCCAAGACTCGACTCCCTTCCCGGGGAGAAGCTGATGGCCAAAGCATTgcctcccattaaaaaaaaagagtattcttGAAGGTGGAATATGTACCCTGAACCAATTACATTCAGAACTTCCATTCGGTGCCGAAGGGCAGTTCACTTTTCAAAAGCTCGCTCAAGCAAATAACCAATGGCCAATCTAGTCATTGGGTGGGATAAGCAGGAGACAAGGAATCTAACAGTGGAATCCTTGTCAGAGCAAAGGAACTTCTAAATGTTGCTTATGCCAGCTGCTCCCCTGCAGGCAATAGGAGATTCAGGCATTTCTCATTCCAACTAGTTTCTCACAATGGTTGCTGTCATATAGACCCTTCACTTGTCAAGAAAAATGACATGAACATATTTGAAGTTTGCAGCATTTGCCTATGTCTAATCAGCTCTCTTAATTTGTGCAGGTCCCTAAAATGGATGTAAAAGCTGGTTATGATGTTGACAGCCAAAAGGCAAAAGATATTAAATCAACTGAGCAAACTGCTTGATGCTCCACAAGTGTTTTAGAAAACAGTGAGTTAGAAAAGATACAGACATAATCCTTTTGTTGGAtggttggttgtttttaaaatctcagagtGTTGGTTCTAGTAGTAGTCTTCGTAGTTCTTAGGGTTCAGGCAATAAAGGATGGCACCCCCAAACGAAAATATAGTTGCACCCCAGGCCAGGCCATAACCCCAGTTGAACTCATGGTAAATTTTCAAGCTCACAGTTTCAATGAACTTGATTGGGTAAAGGACCAGGCTGCAAACCTGTAAAACaactgaaagaaaagcaaatagattttagaaaaatgttatttgcaGGAAATAAAAGGgcacaacatatatatatatatatatatatatatatatatatataagaattacTTTGTAATCaaatataaaagccaaaaaatTTGAAGGACTGCTTGTTCTAGATGGTATACCtgaaaacattaacatttttttctttaacactgtTTCACAATATAGTAAGAATTACTGTTAGTAATTAGTAACTCACAGTAATAGCACTTGATGAAATGATTAATGCAATAATTTACAAGAGCATAGTGATTCTCACTTTACAGACATACATATATAAGCATCACTATTATGCAAGTATTACTGTAAGTTCAACTGTTCCACTATACAAAATCTGTAAATAGTTTCCCGAGAACAGTGATCCCAAATACCCCAaacttttgctatttatttatgcTCTTAAGGAATTGAGGAATTCAAATTCATTTGTACTGATGAAAATAGTTAAGCTGTGATTTTAAGACACACTTTTCTTGCTGTTGCTTCTCAATACCACAACTGAGCCGATGATTCTAGCAATTCTTACTGTGATGTCTTTTGCTTATATTCCACTGATCAAAAAtgattttcattcctttcctctcATCCTTCAAAAGGACTCAAAAGAAGCCACATCCAATTATACTTTTGTATGAGATATAATAGAtgacatttatatattcattcttcatctactttcaaaaaagaaagaaatcgggcacgtgggtggctcagttggttaagcaactgctttccgcgtgggtcatgatcctggagtccccagatcaagtcccacattgggctccctgctcagcagggagtctgcttctccttctaccctccccactttcatgctctctcatataaataaataaaatcttttttttttaaaaagaatgaaatcaatgAAGGCATAGGAAGAAGCTAATGGTACTGAAAACATCAGTGAATGCAGTGAATGCTGGGTACTACCTCAAGCACAAAACTCAGCTATTCATTCTTAACTAATTCTCACTTCTTAAGTCAGTTGTCAGTCACGGCTAAAGGGGGAACTGTGATGAGTCATAcgtaacaaaataaaacaaaccaattcatcaggaaagggaagggttgttgtttttgcttatatataaaattaaagtggCCCTTATCCTGTGGCTATTTCTATATGGGAGGCACTAGATTACATAAGTGATGATGGCTTCCATTCAAAATCTTCACTGCATATTGCATCAACTATTATATAATTTCTACTTCATTTAAATCAGCTTAACTAGAATTTATGGGATGCGTCTGCCTCATTCTCTACTACAGAACAGCTTCCACCCTCaagaaacaatcttaaaaaatctgGGGTACCATGTACTATGGGGCAGGGATTGGCAAACAACCAAATCTGGTCTGCTGTCTGTTTTTGAAAACAAGTTTTCTTGGAACACAGCCAGgctcattcatttatgtactGTCCACACTataacagcagagctgagtagttgcaaGAGAAACTATGCAGCTCACGAAGTCAGGAGTacttactctctggccctttatataaaaaagtttgccaacccctgataCATAAAGTAAACGTTTAGtcaaaatgattattatttaactcatcttaaaaatactgtaaattcCAAAAGTACAACAATAAACATGAACAATGAAAGTGACaagaataaaatgtgatatagtaaaaaaaaaaaagatacggtttattatattctttaaaaagagcaGTAGgaggacaccagggtggctcagtcattaagcatctgccttcggctcacgtcatgataccagggtcctgggatggagccccgcattggactccgtgctcagtgggaagcctgcttctccctctcccactccccctgctcgtgttccctctctcactgtgtctctctctgccaaataaataaataaaatcttttaaaaataaaaataaataaaaataaaaagagcagtaGGATGGATAGTGCGTTTAATTAAACTGGAGTTTTGTTCTTTAAAGTCTATGTTCATCTATTCTCAGTACCTATAAAAGATCCATGTTACCAATATGATTCATGTTCTCAGGAAGTCTACATTAATGATCCTCTCTCTAGCATAACACTGATGAACTCCAGAAAATACATGAGGATGAGATTGCACAAAATCATTCCATTCTATAAGGTTCTGACTAGGGGTCAAGTAACATTTCTGGAGCCAGATATAAGAATTTGAAACACTTTTACCATGTAGGTCAACACTGCGCCCACCATACTTCTGCACTATAGAGAATGGATGGAAAAATAGGTCCATATAAAATGAGAATCTCTTGGCATCCAAAATGGAAATCAGAACttgtttatagtttaaaaatctcagaaaatgttttaagtcaTTGTCAGGACAACTGACAGCTCATTATGTAACCCACACTTGCTCTACCTCCAGCCAGTAAGTGCtaaatgtgtattaaaaaaaaagtcagctggcTCTGTGACTTCGTGAGGGAAAGGGCGCTTTCATGTATTAAACatcttaaaactaataaaaagtcAATTACTATCAACCatgaagtagagaaaaaaatggcaaagttagtaagtttaaaaaaaaaaaaagggcatttctCCTCACGCTTCTATATTCTGGTAACTAGTCAAAGCATGACTGATCCTGCCCGTAGATGACTGAAATATAAATGTGAATTAGGAATAGtcattcagggcgcctgggtggctcagtgggttaagccgctgccttcggctcaggtcatgatctcagggtcctgggatcgagtcccgcatcaggctctctgctcagcggggagcctgcttcctcctccctctctctctctgcctgcctctccatctacttgtgatttctctctgtcaaataaataaataaaatctttaaaaaaaaaaaggaatagtcattcatttattcattcaataaattcactcattcaataaatgtttgaaccAAGTGGTACAGTTTAAGGCATTGGTAACAAAAGTTGCTACTGTCACAGGGTAACTAGGTAAAACCTAGTTACCAATGGGTTACCCATTGGTAACTAGGCAGAGAATATGGCAGGTATTGtcaagacacatgaaaatacaAGAATGCCAGAAAACCAGATAGAGGGACACAGGCTGCTCTTTCAGATCAAAAGCTGGGGAAAGCCTCTTTGCGGGGGGTTGCAGGGGAGTCATCTAAGCACAGACCAGAACAAAGTGAGGGTGCAGGTCAACTGAGTGGGGTAAAGGGCAGAGGCAGTGCAGAACCCCTGACTCAGGAGCAGGCCAGTGGCAGCAGGACATTAGTAAGGACACTGTAGCTGCTGTATAGAAAACGAGGCAGAGCACAGCAGGACATGAgatggaagagagaagcaggggccCATTTGGGGATGGCCCTGTGAACCATGGGTGGGGGTCTGGATTTTATTCTCAGTGTGATGAACAACTGCTAAAGGAGTTTGAGCAGAGAAGTAATAACTAATCTGAATTCTATTCTAGAAGGATTATATGGGTTCTTGTGGGAAACTGCCAGTCCCTAGGGTGAGTTGTTTACCTAGACCGCTTTTAATATTCACTTCAATGTgttttatttagcaaatatttggcCTCCATGGTATAGTACAATGACATAATTTCCCACTAGTGGAAAAGTGGAAATACAACTCCATTAGGCTCCTCCGGCATATTCTCCTGAACAGCTTTCTTAGAGATAAAGCTTTATTGTGTTGTAGCCAGATGAAAATTACCCCAAAACGCTTTATGCCTCTGAATTATTTTGCTCTCTTTAGAATCACTGAGAGAAAAACATGTAATagcaaaactgagaaaaaaaaaccatatataaaCCTGCATTTGTAAATAACTTTTTCCActtaataaaaatacacagaagcagGTAAAAATGCCTCCTTGCCTTTTATAGATGCTgtgaaggcaaaaacaaacacacaaaccaaGGCCAGAACTCAAGAAAACATCTTCACACTTACATTTCTACTTTTCTACCAATCAATGAAACATAATAGGGGCTGGTTTTGATATTCTCTGTGCTCTACCTCAGAGGCAAAGTAAGTGAAGTCCTGTAGCATTTTAGAATTTGAAGGGAGCTTGAAGTTCATTTTatacctctctccatttttttgaaaagaagtaaCGAAACTACTAACCATGAAATTGTGTGGAGAGAGGCATGATAAGAACTTAGAGATACTGATTTTTGTCTTACGTCTAGTTTTCTTTAAGGGGCTATTTTTCAGCGTTTTCAATGCTGAAACATTGAAAACATTCAATACtgaaatattcaatattttcatttaaggGGATatttcaacaaacacttattggATGTTGACTGTGTGGCAGGTGAAAGGGATCAGACAGACAGGACAAGGCTCTTGGCCGGTCATATTTCATACTCTATggtgaaaacagacacatagataattACAAATGAATGTGTTCAACAGTAAGACCAGAGGCATGTTCACTGACCCATTAACTACACATTTCCTGAACTCTAATGATATCCCAAACACCATTTCTGCCTGGATAAAGAAGGGAGGGCTTCCATGAGGAAGCACCATTGGAACTGATTCTTGAAGGATGGACAGGACTTGatcagaagataaaaacaaaaagacctctAGTAAAAAACCAGCAGCTTGTATAGAGCTTAGCAGTATAAGAGGGTGTGCCTGTAGAAAATTCACGAGGTTGGAATAAAGGGTGCATTCCCATGGAAAGGTTTGGTTCAGACTATAAAAGGCTTAGTGTGTCATAAAAATAAGAGACTGGTTTCTACAGGGAGACATCTCAGAGGTTATTTGAATTGTACATGCTATTCGTGCCCTACCCGTATGCTGTCATCTTCATCACTCCAGTACACATTAGCGGGACTTCCAACTGTCAGCAGCACCTGCACTTCTTTGCCTGACTTTTCTTCTGGCCATGAAAGCTACTTTGCCTGACTACGGGGCAGGCCTGTTGCTCTGGGAAAGTAACACTGCTGGCTCCCCTGCATCACCTCAGCCCTTACCAATGACTCTCTCAGAATCTGACTTTTAAACACCCCAGTTCTCTAGTCCTTCCAGTGAAATAACTGAGCTGTATGTTGTAAACTGGTTTCCAGAATTTTTCCACGAAGTTTAAGCTCTAGCTGCCTTCAGCAACAACTGGTTTGATAATGTCCtaccttcccttctctgtctcactttccGTATCCCTGCTTTTGCCTCCCAGACTAAGTACTTGCACTTGTTTCCTTGTCTTAAATTCTTCCTCTGGGGAAACCAACAGGACAAGTGACAACACCAGCTGTGTATTTGAGAACCGTACCTCATGTGTTTGTGTGCAAGACAGATTGTAAGTGGGAAGGAGACTAGAGATGGAAGGGCTCTAGGAGGCTAGTCAATGCATGGATACCTGTACGCAGTGATGACTGAGCTGACAGCGgcgggaaagaaagggaaagaagctgaagaaaaggCGGGAAAGGAAGGAGTCACATAGATAGTTTGAGTCAGATATTATCGAAATATTATcgaaatataaatattatcaaaaaataaagtaggggaAGTTCCAATCTGGAAGTGGAGATGTTTCACTTGAAGAGTTATGCCCTCAACTAAGTCAGTAATGGTGGTTCATGAAAAGGAACTACGATTTAGGAGATTAATTTAGAGACAGAAGTGATAGGACTTACCAGGCAGATCTctaaatacagaatatttccaaaaagaaaatggtaatttGGAGAATGAAAACATTTGCGCACGAAGGGTTAATATGAAGtgatcttcttttcctttttattcttttttaaaaagattttacttatgtatttgagagagaaagagagagagagagagtgtgtgtgtgtgtgcacaggcagggggcagagctagagggagagagagagaaggaggctccccgctgagtatcagagccagggctcaatcccaggatcctgagctgaaggcaggtgcttaaccgactgagccacccagacacccccttattttcccttttaaatttaatctgtAACTACCGAGAATCATAGTACATGTGAAATTAATTACTGGCATTTATACTAGAAATTGTTCTAGCCAAAGGGTAGTTCAATACTGATAAAGATCTGTGAATAGAATACCTTTTTAGCTTGAAATCGAAGCTGCACATTGGTTTTTCTGCCAAAATCTAGAACCAAAATACCTCCAGGCACCTCACTGTGTAACAGGATGGTGTGTAGGGCTACAAAAGGCAAGTCTCTAATCAGAGACAGCTCAGAGGTGGAAAGCAGTTGTAGgaccatggggggaaaaaaatcactattctGTACAAACATTCATTTACAGAAGGATTTTTGCAGATAGAACAGCAAGGAAGTATCCTTAGTAAAATTAGTAGGGattctgttatttaaaatctgaattagaAGACTGAAAATATGTAATCTGTACCAAAGGCCCTTATAAGAGGCCTGTATATCATCGTAAGTTCCAGTGGAGCATAAAACAGATCTGCAAAACCAGACAATAAAAGAAGAGGACCTAGAAAGAAGCAGCCCCTTTAATTTCACCAACTCTTAGTGAGAACTAGATGTAATTTATAATCCCATCATATATAACCTATTGTTATCAGTTACACAATAAGAAATATGTTATAGCCCTCTGTATTGGAAATATGTACACTTTCATGATGCACTATGATTCAGTCACGTTACACTGATCAATGTGTGGTTAACCAGTTGCTTACTTCTTTAGGTGTTGCCCCCAAGAAATGGAGTAACTGGAGTTATGGGATGGACTCGCTGCAGCACACAGCTGGCAGCTGAATTCAAACTTCAAGGCTGATTCTGCTCTTGTTTTGCTATGTGTTAGGCATGTCCAAGTAAAGATGAATTGCAACCCTGGCCCTGCAACTGTTTAGCTGGATAATCCTGGGgaatcacttaacctttctgaacctATTTCTTCAGCGATaatatggcaaaaataaatacCCAATCTTAAGATTGCTGGGGTCAGAAAGAGTATATGCTAAGTGTCTAGCAGTGTTACAGGGGGTAGGTGCTCAATTAATTATTGTTGTCAACCTTATTATTACAGATAGTATCTTAATCTGAAGTTCAGACTTCTAGGACCAGTGAATGAAAGAGCTGTGGAACATGGGACAATGTTTTAGATGGGCTGCAATGATGACAAGCTCTTAGCAATTCTTGTAAATATTCAGGCGGGTAACaaccaccccaccaccaccaaattaGGAACTTCAGGGACAAATGGAAgatggaaaatctttaaaatatgtttggcTGCCTTCATGAGATTTAATCATCAGCTTTTAAGTAAATACCTTTGGAGTATATAATCTAACCCCAAGGCAGTATACCTACATATTAGAGtatttaacaagtatttgttaaataagtgaatgaaaacatgaataaattctTGAGCTGTTTTGGTCTGAGCTTTGTGCTCACATGAAACTTGCTACTTCATAAATTGCCAAGAGAGAAATGGTTTAAGAAAAATTGCACTAGAGTTAGCTAGTTGTTCATGTGCCTGTATACCCCTGTCAAGTTATAAGCCACACATGCCTTTGTCATCTTTCCAGCATTCATTCAACTATTTATTGCGCACCATGTTGTACTGGGCATAGCACTTGGTGCTGAATTAATTATGTAGTCCAGTGTAGAGATGTTTCTAAGTGCTAGTGttatgtttattttgattttatgtaCTGCATGTTtcagcagaagaaaagattatttcttcGCTGAGATACATAACATTCTCTGTGTGTCAACACCAAGATAAGGCTGggtattatttgaaaaaaaaaattttgagaaaagaagagaaacacagaCTATTTTCAAGCACACCAAggtgagagaaaaggggaaagccCCAAATACACATTTACTACAAAGAATCACTAAACTGAATTACAGGTGAGACAGGCCAACCAAGAGAATAAGTATGTTTACTATGAAGCAAGTGAAATAAACAGCCATGATTCTTGCTAGCATTGTTTCAAGTGGGCAGATTTTCCAAATTTGCTACTTTTACGCCCAAATCAATAATGGATTATTATGTGTAATGAGTACCTTTTCCAGAAATCAGCTACAGGCAAGTCTTTAATGGGTTCTCAGATGGGAGAGAGAAACCTTTTCATGATGTTTCAAATAACCAGTAAGTTTTTACCTTGTTTTATGCAAAGAGAACACTAAACTAATggttatttcattaaaaagctTCCATAAGCACAGTGTCAAAAGAGAATGAGTAAAATTAAATCTCAGcacatgtacattttaaaaatgtagcaatATAATGCTTGCTTTAGGTCTCAGCGGGtagaatatgaatatatgaatattgcTGTGggattccttttattattttataatttactaaTACTTGTAGTAGCTAGAGCTAAATAGGAATCTTTATTTTGACCAAATCCATTACCTTAACTTATGGTCATTTACAGTATGTTTTCTGTTACAATCAGTACTTATATTCACACTCTAATAATTTTTGCTATACTtgggaaaactgaggtttttAAGAAAGAACTAGAAACTCCTAGTTATTTTTCTAAGCATGTTTAGAATAGGTGCTATAAACACGGGATTTCTTTACAGATTCTGTGTATGCTATTATGTGGTAAGTTAAAGTCTAAATGAGAGAGTAACTAGGTAGCACCATAATATTGGATATTTATAAGAGAATGTCTAGAGTACCTCTATACCTTTCTAAAACCAGAAATATCTGAGTGTTCTAAAGATTATTCAAAACGTAATTCCAGTTTTAAGGAATGGTATATCATTTCAGAACAATTTATCAGAAAATTCTATCACAATTATCTTATCACTATGTTAATAAATCCTAGctgtaaagaaaaatttatactaaaattaaaatatctaagaTATTTCATTCTAAGAATAGAAATATCCATGCTAAATCCATGAACCAAGATATAAACAAGAGAACTGTGATGGAATCTTTAGAAGAATCTTCATGGTGTACTAAATGATTCACAATAGAGATCTTTATTACACAGGAagtcaacaaaaaaatgaatagtaTTGCCACTGCCTAAgacttcaaacttttttttgtaATGGTGTTTCTGTTCCATTATAAAGTGTCTGTGATGCTATTTAGCTAGTTTTGTGGGTCTCTTAATACCATGTTCCGTCCGTAAGAGGCACCTAATGAacggctgaatgaatgaatgagtcagtaGTGAATAAGCCACTAATTCAAAATTCAGTAGCCTCCCAGCCCCGGCTCTGACAGTAGCTACTATACaatcttgagcaagtcacttcagAGATTTGACTTAGATGTACTTCAGCCCTCTGGACCTTTGTTTTCATAATGCTTACATTCCCATCAGTTCCTgggtataaaaaaatgaacacaaacagcagggggcagcagaaTACTTCTGATCTTATATTTTTAGATCAAACTACACTTCAAATCCTGAGAAATTTCATCTGTTCCCATCTttaaacagcttaaaaaaaaaaaatccatctaacAGCCGAGACAGTTCTGTCAGTGTCTTCATTATTGACAGTCACAGGGGCTTATTTTGCAGTATTCAAATCAGCTGTGACTGACAGGATAAATTGAAGGCACCACAAGAATATTTCAGTTTGAATCAAAAAGAACAATATATCCAAGGCTATacttataaatgaaaattaaaacacattaatgGACTGGGCTTTTAGTCTTATAAACCCCCTTTCTAAATAGTTCCCTGATTTTAGCAAAACCTCCACCCTACCTTGCTTCATATTTTCATCCAAGCTGTGCGTGCTTCATAGGACAAGGGCTGTTAAATTAACAACTATGCCAGTGACCGCATACAACTGAATTGTTTGATGGTTCAAGttatatattatcatttttcATTACAAGCAGCTTGTTTGTTTCCAAACAGATTTAGAACTTTAAGTTTAAATATATGGgaattttttccagtttcatgtcagaaaaaaataatgttacctTAAGATCACCAAGGGGGCAGTGAAAGGTGGGGTAAAAAGCTAAATACGAAGACGGTTGGTAAATACATCTGCTGCAATTCATAAGGCAACAGTCCTGTCAAGAACTATGACTTATTCATGTTTTAGTTAGAAGTTTAGAAATTGCCACTGTGTTCTGaaatgcttaacaaactgaaaaCTAATAAGACAAACCCTTAATCAATTTACCTTAAAATATCACAAATGCCTCTCAATTTTTATGTAATGCAGCAACCCCATACTGCTTTTGCCTGAGAAGAGAGGGGTGGTAGAAAGGTTCCTGCAACCTGAATACCAGtttgaacataataaatatatatttacctgCTGCAAAAAGCATGACAGCAACAGGTCTGTAGAAGCGCCTTCGAGATCCCACGCAGATAGAAATCAAACCCACCAGGAATGCAATAAGAATGATGGCAGCACCGCCCAAGAgtaaagccagagtagcaatctgccaatctggaaagaaaaaaaagaaaggtattgcTTTTAAGCAGTCTGTCCTCAAAGAATCAACAGAATGATGTTCCGCAGCCTGTACCTAGCTACAGCTAAATACATGGGATCCGGCTGCATGCTAAGCATCCTTTGGGAACTGAACTGTTTTGCAACAAAAATTACCATAAACGTCCTTATTCAGAAAAGTCTCTTATGCTAAGCTCAGCAGTGTTTTTAGACCAGGGGTTTGCCACGCTTTCCAAGGATTCTACTAAGCCTTCATGGTAAATTGGGTATCCTTTCCATAacctattttcattattttattgttttctctattGAGCTATAAAGCTCACAAATCTTAAATATGAATATCGAGACTAGgatgacattttatatatattcgtATGCCCATATACCACCACCCACATTAAGATATAGACCATTTTTGTCACCGGGTTTCCTTCGTGCCCCTCCCCAGTCAATAATCCTCCTCCCACCCAGACTCATAAGGGACATCTATCACCTTGGATTCATTTTTGCCTATTCTTAAACTTTATGTAAATGGTATgaactcttttgtgtctggcttttaaGTCTGTGATATTGATTTTGTGTCTGATTTTTACGTCTCTGATATCCACCCATGTTGTGCGGCAGTAACAcactccttcatttttttttttcctgtcctttcttgTCTAGCCTTCCTTCTCCTTACCGCACCCCCAATCCCCCCAAAaaccaagtttttattttccagtctTCCCTAAAACAACTCCCCCAGCAAAATAGCATCAGGAGAATTTGTTGCTGTttgttctttcctcctctctttcatttcattttaatctcaCTGTGGTATTTACCACAAGGATGGTTTGTGAAATTAAGTATTCCCAGAGAGCCAGAATGTACTCTAAACAGCTGTCGGCCCCCTTTCTTCATTCATACGTGGAAACAGCAAGTATATATTGACCACATGCTACATACAGGTCTTTGTACGTGGATACTGTGAGTCTCCCATATGCTGCGTGAAACGTAAACCTCACAGAAAtgcatctgtcatttcttatAAAGATATAGAAATAGCATGACAGAAAATTGGCCCACTTCCCATTccataagaagaggaaaatgttctCTAAGAAGTATAGCAAAGTGAATATATGAAAGCACTATTCAGTTTAAGAAGCATCACAAAAAAAGTTCTTGTGCAGAACATTCTTCAGTGGGGGTCTTTTGGAAGTCCCAGGCTGCCTCTTCTGGTCCTCACTGTAATGTACgtgcagaaaatgaaaatagactttaaTCCATGGTTAAATTGCAATGTAGTCTACCCAAAGTCAAGAACTCATGATATTTTGATGCTGCACTCTGAAATTATCCCTCCAGAAAACTTTCAAAGCACACTCTTTACCACTGTAGCATAGGGGATGAATGAGGAACCTATAAAACCCTcggattttcttctcttctttacaCTTATCTCCGCCTTAAGTGTCC
Coding sequences:
- the TMEM47 gene encoding transmembrane protein 47, with amino-acid sequence MASAGSGMEEVRVSVLTPLKLVGLVCIFLALCLDLGAVLSPAWVTADHQYYLSLWESCRKPASLDSWHCDSTLSSDWQIATLALLLGGAAIILIAFLVGLISICVGSRRRFYRPVAVMLFAAVVLQVCSLVLYPIKFIETVSLKIYHEFNWGYGLAWGATIFSFGGAILYCLNPKNYEDYY